From one Geoalkalibacter halelectricus genomic stretch:
- a CDS encoding 4Fe-4S dicluster domain-containing protein, producing MARKAFLIDMSRCIACRACQVGCKQWNKLDPEATVNRGCYENPPQLTPQLYNQMQFIEQDNGDQLRWLYLNKRCMHCADAGCIKVCPSAGALYHTPEGLVGFNQDKCIECNYCVNGCPFDVPRYDARKKVTKCHACIDRIANGMLPACVKACPTQTLRFGDRDSLIAEAKAAGKKVYGENDLKGLGAVYILEDSPETYKLPAKPAIPASIFLWKDVVKPFGILGFWGAVGAALLHYVTFGPKKLENGEDHDTPEKGA from the coding sequence ATGGCGAGAAAAGCATTTCTGATCGACATGAGCCGCTGCATCGCCTGCCGGGCCTGCCAGGTCGGCTGCAAGCAGTGGAATAAACTCGACCCGGAGGCTACGGTCAATCGCGGCTGCTACGAAAACCCGCCGCAGCTCACGCCGCAGCTCTACAACCAGATGCAGTTCATCGAGCAGGACAACGGCGATCAGCTTCGCTGGCTCTACCTCAACAAGCGCTGCATGCACTGCGCCGACGCCGGCTGCATCAAGGTCTGCCCCTCGGCGGGCGCTCTCTACCACACGCCCGAGGGCCTGGTGGGTTTCAACCAGGACAAATGCATTGAGTGCAACTACTGCGTCAACGGCTGCCCCTTCGACGTGCCGCGCTACGACGCGCGCAAGAAGGTCACCAAATGCCACGCCTGCATCGACCGCATTGCCAACGGCATGCTTCCGGCCTGCGTCAAGGCCTGCCCGACGCAAACCCTGCGCTTCGGTGACCGTGACAGCCTCATCGCCGAGGCCAAGGCCGCGGGGAAAAAGGTCTACGGTGAAAACGACCTCAAGGGACTGGGCGCCGTCTACATCCTCGAGGATTCCCCCGAGACCTACAAGCTGCCGGCCAAGCCGGCCATTCCGGCTTCCATCTTCCTGTGGAAGGACGTCGTCAAGCCCTTCGGCATTCTGGGCTTCTGGGGCGCGGTCGGCGCGGCGCTGTTGCACTACGTGACCTTCGGCCCGAAGAAGCTTGAGAACGGCGAGGATCACGACACTCCGGAGAAAGGGGCATAA
- the fdnG gene encoding formate dehydrogenase-N subunit alpha codes for MNLSRRGFLKVSGGAVGASVLGIGLKPVEAYAQPLAIQYARETTTICPYCSVGCGIIVHSQGGTIINTEGDPDHPINRGSLCPKGASVYQLHHNSARVREPMYRGKGEREWRKVSWDWAFDQIARRVKETRDASFMEKNALGQTVNRTDAIASVGSAALDNEECYLYQKFLRGLGLVYIEHQARIUHSATVASLAATFGRGAMTNHWIDLRNADVILMMGANPAENHPISFKYVLEAKDRGATLISVDPRFTRTSSKSDIYAPLRSGTDIPFLGGMIHYILENNLYFDEYVQLYTNASFLVREDFKMPGELDGLFSGYNAENRSYDRAAWAFQRNLDGTPKTDPSLQDPNCVFQLMRKHYARYTPEVVSEITGTPQDQLLKVYEAYASTGKRDKVATIMYAMGWTQHTVGTQNIRAMAMIQLLLGNIGMAGGGVNALRGESNVQGSTDYGLLFHILPGYLPTPTANQADLESYIKTHTPMTNDPKSANWWGNRGKYITSLMRAYYDHDLGADQGFGYDYLPKLDAGQNGSWLMLFDRMFEGGIKGFFAWGQNPACSGADSNKVRKALGNLDWMVAVNLFDNETASFWKGPGVDPAQIDTEVFFLPAAAFFEKEGSVTNSGRMAQWRYQAAKPVGNSKPDGDMINELYFRIRKLYETQGGAFPEPILKLSWNYGFKLPNGYIPHIDSHAVAKEINGYFTADREIGGRLYKKGELVPAFALLQDDGSTSSGNWLYCNSYTEQGNMMARRGQKDPSGIGLYPEWAWCWPVNRRIIYNRASVDGQGRPWDPKRAVIWWTGNSWAGDVPDGGWRPMDDPAGKKPFIMTADGVANLYAIGLNDGPFPEHYEALECPLEKNPLHGQRINPTIRLFPKDEYFSCDTRYPYVASTYRVTEHWQSGVMTRNTPWLMELQPQNFVEMSVELGREKGIKNGDWCVVASGRGQVEAVAIVTPRFKPFRVQGMTVHQVGLPWHYGWHSPKAGDSSNLLTPTIGDANTMIPESKAFMVNVEKKRG; via the coding sequence ATGAACCTGAGCAGACGCGGTTTCCTCAAGGTTTCAGGGGGCGCGGTCGGCGCCTCGGTGCTGGGCATCGGCCTGAAACCCGTCGAAGCCTACGCCCAGCCCCTGGCGATTCAGTACGCCCGGGAAACGACCACCATCTGCCCCTATTGCTCGGTGGGCTGCGGCATCATCGTGCACAGCCAGGGCGGAACCATCATCAACACCGAGGGCGATCCGGACCACCCCATCAACCGCGGGTCGCTGTGCCCCAAGGGCGCCTCGGTCTACCAACTGCACCACAATTCCGCGCGGGTGAGAGAGCCCATGTACCGTGGCAAGGGCGAGCGTGAATGGCGCAAGGTGTCCTGGGACTGGGCCTTCGACCAAATCGCGCGGCGCGTCAAGGAAACCCGCGACGCCAGCTTCATGGAGAAAAACGCCCTCGGCCAGACGGTCAACCGCACCGACGCCATCGCCTCGGTGGGCAGCGCCGCCCTCGATAACGAGGAATGCTACCTCTACCAGAAATTCCTGCGCGGCCTGGGCCTGGTGTATATCGAACATCAGGCGCGAATATGACACTCCGCAACGGTTGCCAGTTTGGCAGCCACCTTCGGCCGCGGCGCCATGACCAACCACTGGATCGATCTGCGCAACGCGGACGTGATCCTGATGATGGGCGCCAACCCCGCTGAGAACCACCCCATCTCCTTCAAATACGTTCTTGAAGCCAAGGACCGCGGCGCCACCCTGATCAGCGTCGACCCGCGCTTCACCCGCACCTCGTCCAAATCCGACATCTATGCCCCCCTGCGCTCGGGCACCGACATTCCCTTCCTGGGCGGGATGATTCACTACATCCTCGAAAACAACCTGTATTTCGACGAGTATGTGCAACTCTACACCAATGCCTCGTTCCTGGTGCGCGAGGATTTCAAGATGCCCGGCGAACTCGACGGGCTGTTCTCGGGCTACAATGCCGAAAACCGCAGTTACGACCGCGCGGCCTGGGCCTTTCAGCGCAATCTCGACGGAACCCCCAAGACCGATCCGAGCCTGCAGGATCCCAATTGCGTATTTCAGCTGATGCGCAAGCACTACGCACGCTACACCCCCGAGGTGGTTTCGGAGATCACCGGCACGCCCCAGGATCAGCTGCTCAAGGTCTATGAGGCCTACGCCTCCACGGGCAAGCGCGACAAGGTGGCGACCATCATGTACGCCATGGGCTGGACCCAGCACACCGTGGGCACCCAGAACATCCGCGCCATGGCCATGATCCAGTTGCTGCTCGGCAACATCGGCATGGCCGGCGGCGGCGTCAACGCCCTGCGCGGCGAATCCAACGTGCAGGGCTCCACGGATTACGGTCTGCTCTTCCACATCCTGCCCGGCTACCTGCCGACGCCGACGGCCAATCAGGCCGATCTGGAGAGCTATATCAAGACCCACACGCCCATGACCAACGACCCCAAGAGCGCCAACTGGTGGGGCAACCGCGGCAAGTACATCACCTCGCTGATGCGCGCCTACTACGATCACGACCTGGGCGCCGACCAGGGTTTCGGCTACGACTACCTGCCCAAGCTCGACGCGGGCCAGAACGGCTCCTGGCTGATGCTCTTCGACCGGATGTTCGAAGGCGGCATCAAGGGCTTCTTCGCCTGGGGTCAGAACCCCGCCTGCTCGGGCGCCGACTCCAACAAGGTGCGCAAGGCGCTGGGCAACCTCGACTGGATGGTGGCGGTCAACCTGTTCGACAATGAAACCGCGTCCTTCTGGAAAGGCCCGGGGGTCGACCCCGCGCAAATCGACACCGAGGTGTTCTTCCTGCCGGCGGCGGCATTCTTCGAGAAGGAAGGCTCGGTCACCAATTCGGGCCGCATGGCGCAGTGGCGCTACCAGGCCGCCAAGCCCGTGGGCAATTCCAAGCCCGACGGCGACATGATCAACGAGCTGTATTTCCGCATCCGCAAGCTCTACGAAACCCAGGGCGGCGCCTTCCCCGAGCCGATCCTCAAGCTCTCCTGGAACTACGGGTTCAAACTGCCCAACGGCTACATTCCGCACATCGATTCCCATGCCGTCGCCAAGGAGATCAATGGTTATTTCACCGCGGACAGGGAGATCGGCGGGCGGCTCTACAAAAAAGGCGAACTGGTGCCGGCCTTCGCCCTGTTGCAGGACGACGGCTCGACCTCCTCGGGCAACTGGCTCTACTGCAACAGCTATACCGAGCAGGGCAACATGATGGCGCGCCGCGGCCAGAAAGATCCCAGCGGCATCGGTCTCTATCCTGAATGGGCCTGGTGCTGGCCGGTCAACCGCCGCATCATCTACAACCGCGCCTCCGTGGACGGCCAGGGTCGCCCCTGGGATCCCAAGCGCGCGGTCATCTGGTGGACGGGCAATTCCTGGGCGGGCGATGTGCCCGACGGCGGCTGGCGCCCCATGGACGACCCCGCGGGCAAAAAGCCCTTCATCATGACGGCCGACGGAGTGGCCAACCTCTACGCCATCGGGCTCAACGACGGGCCTTTCCCCGAGCACTACGAGGCCCTGGAGTGCCCCCTGGAGAAGAATCCGCTGCACGGCCAGCGCATCAATCCGACCATCCGCCTGTTTCCCAAGGATGAATACTTCAGCTGCGACACCCGCTACCCCTACGTGGCCAGCACCTACCGCGTCACCGAACACTGGCAAAGCGGCGTCATGACCCGCAACACGCCCTGGCTGATGGAGTTGCAGCCACAGAACTTCGTCGAGATGAGCGTTGAACTCGGCCGCGAAAAGGGCATCAAGAACGGCGACTGGTGCGTGGTGGCCTCGGGTCGCGGTCAGGTCGAAGCCGTGGCCATCGTCACTCCCCGCTTCAAGCCCTTCAGGGTGCAGGGCATGACCGTTCATCAGGTCGGCCTGCCTTGGCATTACGGCTGGCATTCACCCAAGGCGGGGGACAGCTCGAATCTGCTGACGCCCACCATCGGCGATGCCAACACCATGATTCCTGAATCCAAGGCCTTCATGGTCAATGTCGAGAAGAAAAGGGGGTAA
- the nrfD gene encoding NrfD/PsrC family molybdoenzyme membrane anchor subunit — protein sequence MTAAKAIINEIQGYHRFIKFLIFLVVLAALGGAIRFIFGLGATTNLNDTYPWGLWISFDVVTAVPLAAGAFTIGVVAHVFRIEKLEPLVRPAIVTGFLGYSLVCVGLLLDLGQPQRGVYVLFPWNWNVHSPMFEVSMCVMAYTTVLFLEFLHPVSERFGWHIPLRLLRNLQVPFAILAAMISTLHQSTLGTFFLIAVDKLHALWYTPLLPLQFWLSAIFTGLCIVMLEASLCHRYMGQPDESKLLATLTRIVPWVMGAYMIFKFVPLIAAPQGPLFDRPVLTTLFIAEITIGLFLPFWMFLQSRIRTDKSMQLQAASLVIFGLVLNRFNVSMFAMIQPGQQIYYPNILESVVTLGIIAAHILFFVLIAKYFPIFEHHPEAVDYSIPDRFHKIEKAGSVEVVEAPPQPAVPRAQPSPVAD from the coding sequence ATGACCGCAGCCAAAGCCATCATCAATGAAATACAGGGTTATCACCGCTTCATCAAATTTCTGATTTTTCTCGTCGTTCTGGCGGCCCTGGGCGGCGCGATCCGCTTCATCTTCGGGTTGGGCGCCACAACCAACCTCAACGACACCTATCCCTGGGGTTTGTGGATTTCCTTCGACGTGGTTACCGCCGTGCCCCTGGCCGCGGGCGCCTTCACCATCGGCGTGGTGGCCCACGTGTTTCGTATCGAAAAGCTCGAGCCCCTGGTGCGCCCGGCCATCGTCACCGGTTTTCTCGGCTACTCGCTGGTGTGCGTCGGCCTGCTCCTCGACCTGGGGCAGCCGCAGCGCGGCGTCTACGTTCTGTTCCCCTGGAACTGGAACGTTCATTCGCCCATGTTCGAAGTCTCCATGTGCGTCATGGCCTACACCACGGTGCTGTTTCTCGAATTTCTGCACCCGGTGTCGGAGCGCTTCGGCTGGCACATCCCCCTGCGCCTGCTGCGCAACCTTCAGGTTCCCTTCGCCATTCTCGCGGCGATGATCTCGACCCTGCACCAGTCGACCCTGGGCACCTTCTTTCTCATCGCCGTGGACAAACTGCACGCTCTCTGGTACACGCCGCTGCTGCCCCTGCAATTCTGGCTCTCGGCGATTTTCACGGGATTGTGCATCGTCATGCTCGAGGCCAGCCTCTGCCATCGCTACATGGGGCAGCCCGATGAGTCCAAGTTGCTGGCGACCCTGACGCGCATCGTGCCCTGGGTCATGGGCGCCTACATGATCTTCAAATTCGTGCCGCTGATTGCCGCGCCCCAGGGGCCGCTGTTCGACCGCCCGGTGCTCACCACCCTGTTCATCGCGGAGATCACCATCGGACTGTTTCTGCCTTTCTGGATGTTTCTGCAGAGCCGCATCCGCACCGACAAATCCATGCAACTGCAGGCGGCGAGCCTGGTCATCTTCGGGCTGGTGCTCAATCGCTTCAACGTTTCCATGTTCGCCATGATTCAGCCGGGTCAGCAGATCTACTATCCCAACATCCTTGAATCCGTCGTGACTCTCGGCATCATCGCGGCGCACATTCTCTTCTTCGTGCTCATCGCCAAGTACTTCCCGATCTTCGAGCACCATCCGGAAGCCGTGGATTACTCCATTCCGGATCGCTTCCACAAGATCGAAAAAGCCGGAAGCGTCGAGGTGGTCGAGGCGCCGCCGCAACCGGCGGTGCCACGCGCGCAACCATCCCCCGTGGCGGATTAG
- a CDS encoding ABC transporter substrate-binding protein, which produces MFRTLVVSLFILLLPSGGWCAEKIRLGMSTALSGPTGELGTAMRDGVLLGLERINREGGVNGRTLDLVVLDDGYEPARTAPNMRRLIEEEQVLAVIGNVGTPTAIASLPLVREHGLLFFAPFTGAGVLRQTPPERYVINLRASYAQEIGAMVDALVDHGGLAAEEIAFFTQRDGYGDSGYVAGYGALRRHGLKDERQVLHVRYPRNTLAVENALADVLLAEPTPRAVIMVGAYDPCAKFVRLARAAGLESLFLSVSFVGGDFLARALGPDIDGVIVTQVVPHPQERRLPIVAEYLGDLERLDPAAAPNFVSLEGYVAARLLGLGLGRIQGAPTRESLVAAMESLGSIDLGLGTPLYLGPQRHQASDQVWPTLLRQGRLISFDWRHIAELVPERP; this is translated from the coding sequence ATGTTTCGCACCCTCGTTGTGTCCCTGTTCATCTTGCTGCTGCCGAGCGGGGGTTGGTGCGCCGAGAAAATTCGGCTCGGCATGTCCACCGCCCTGAGCGGCCCGACCGGTGAACTCGGCACCGCCATGCGCGACGGGGTGCTGCTGGGGCTGGAGCGCATCAACCGCGAAGGCGGCGTCAACGGGCGCACCCTGGATCTGGTGGTGCTCGACGACGGCTATGAGCCGGCGCGCACCGCGCCCAATATGCGCCGCCTGATCGAGGAAGAGCAGGTGCTGGCGGTGATCGGCAACGTCGGCACACCGACCGCCATCGCCTCCTTGCCGCTGGTGCGCGAGCATGGGTTGTTGTTTTTTGCGCCCTTCACCGGCGCCGGGGTGCTGCGACAAACCCCGCCGGAGCGCTACGTCATCAACCTGCGCGCCAGCTATGCCCAGGAAATCGGCGCCATGGTCGATGCCCTGGTCGACCATGGCGGTCTGGCCGCCGAGGAAATCGCCTTTTTCACCCAACGCGACGGCTACGGTGATTCCGGCTATGTGGCCGGCTACGGCGCATTGCGCCGCCACGGCCTGAAGGACGAGCGGCAGGTTCTGCACGTGCGCTATCCGCGCAATACTCTGGCGGTGGAAAACGCCCTCGCCGATGTGCTGCTCGCCGAACCGACGCCGCGTGCCGTCATCATGGTCGGCGCCTACGACCCCTGCGCCAAGTTCGTGCGCCTGGCCCGCGCGGCTGGGCTGGAATCCCTGTTTTTGAGCGTTTCCTTCGTGGGCGGCGATTTCCTGGCCCGCGCCCTGGGGCCGGACATCGACGGCGTGATCGTCACCCAGGTGGTGCCTCATCCCCAGGAGCGCCGTCTGCCCATCGTGGCCGAGTATCTCGGTGATCTGGAACGCCTGGATCCGGCGGCCGCGCCCAACTTCGTGTCCCTTGAAGGCTACGTGGCCGCACGTCTGCTCGGACTCGGCCTGGGGCGAATCCAGGGCGCGCCGACCCGCGAGAGTCTGGTTGCGGCTATGGAGTCCCTGGGTTCCATCGACCTCGGTCTGGGTACGCCTCTGTACCTGGGGCCGCAGCGCCACCAGGCCAGCGACCAGGTCTGGCCCACTCTCCTGCGGCAGGGTCGGTTGATTTCCTTTGACTGGCGGCACATCGCCGAACTGGTTCCGGAGCGCCCCTGA
- a CDS encoding sigma-54-dependent transcriptional regulator, which translates to MTRKVYICDDEEGMLRYLRKTVADWGFDVHTFTAATKMLATLEKEEDQGGVLLLDIRMPEMDGLEVLGRVREKYPDLGVVMMTGYGTIDSAVEAIKLGAFDYLTKPFPEERLETVLARCFERLQLLAENRALKKDLQRRLAPGEIIYRSRRFGEVHDMALRVAESDVSVLLLGESGTGKELVAAAVHYASPRAERRFLALNCAALTETLLESQLFGHLRGAFTGAAQNQKGLLEEADGGTLFLDEVGELSPGLQAKLLRVLQQGEFIPVGATRAKRVDVRFVAATNKDLEDMVAAGTFREDLYYRLNVLTLQLPPLRERPEDVEILAHHFLERAALRLGRSFEGIAPDALEALRNYSWPGNVRELQNVIERGTILARGTVLTSEDLPLQLSRPRATETFESAGPEPVTLRDAERLQVAKILHRTNWNKSRAARMLDITRRTLDRKIQDYDLEPEKS; encoded by the coding sequence ATGACGCGCAAAGTCTATATCTGCGACGATGAAGAGGGCATGCTGCGCTATCTGCGTAAAACGGTGGCGGATTGGGGGTTCGACGTCCACACCTTCACCGCGGCGACGAAAATGCTGGCAACCTTGGAAAAAGAGGAAGATCAGGGCGGTGTGCTGCTGCTCGACATCCGCATGCCCGAAATGGACGGTCTGGAGGTGCTGGGGCGGGTTCGGGAAAAATATCCCGACCTCGGCGTGGTCATGATGACCGGCTATGGGACCATCGACTCGGCGGTCGAGGCCATCAAGCTGGGCGCCTTCGACTATCTGACCAAGCCTTTTCCCGAAGAGCGCCTGGAGACGGTTCTCGCCCGCTGTTTCGAGCGCCTGCAACTGCTGGCCGAAAACCGCGCCCTGAAAAAAGACCTGCAGCGCCGTCTGGCGCCCGGTGAGATCATCTATCGCAGCCGCCGCTTCGGGGAGGTGCATGACATGGCCTTGCGCGTCGCCGAAAGCGACGTAAGCGTGCTGCTGCTCGGCGAGAGCGGCACCGGCAAGGAATTGGTCGCCGCCGCCGTCCACTATGCCAGCCCGCGCGCCGAGCGCCGTTTTCTCGCCCTCAACTGCGCGGCGCTCACCGAAACCCTGCTCGAAAGCCAACTGTTCGGTCACCTGCGCGGGGCCTTCACCGGCGCGGCGCAGAACCAGAAGGGCTTGCTGGAGGAAGCCGACGGCGGCACGCTGTTCCTCGACGAGGTCGGCGAATTGAGCCCAGGGTTGCAAGCCAAACTGCTGCGCGTGCTTCAGCAGGGGGAATTCATTCCCGTAGGTGCGACCCGCGCCAAGCGCGTCGATGTGCGCTTTGTCGCCGCGACCAATAAGGATCTTGAGGACATGGTCGCCGCGGGAACTTTTCGCGAGGATCTTTATTACCGCCTCAACGTCTTAACCCTGCAACTGCCGCCCCTGCGCGAACGTCCCGAGGACGTGGAGATTCTCGCCCACCACTTTCTCGAACGGGCCGCGCTGCGCCTGGGGCGCTCATTCGAGGGCATCGCTCCGGACGCGCTCGAGGCGCTGCGCAATTATTCCTGGCCGGGCAACGTGCGCGAATTACAGAATGTCATCGAGCGCGGCACCATCCTCGCCCGCGGCACCGTTCTCACCAGCGAGGATCTGCCCTTGCAGTTGAGTCGCCCCCGCGCCACCGAGACCTTCGAGAGCGCCGGCCCCGAACCGGTGACGCTGCGCGACGCCGAGCGGCTGCAGGTCGCCAAGATTCTGCATCGCACCAACTGGAACAAGAGCCGCGCGGCGCGCATGCTCGACATCACCCGCCGTACCCTCGACCGCAAGATCCAGGATTACGATCTGGAGCCCGAGAAATCCTGA
- a CDS encoding ATP-binding protein, which produces MARDHRRIVILLVWTLVSIGLLSGALTNGLVGWTLMTLNRERIQMLEQDRQLVHQAGRLQRIGQDARSDINALLQADGGPDQAAHADEFARVIRTLRKDFDDHPGSATLDDLEAAGQELAQVRRQAHDWMLRYQPVAFDQREKLTLGQVRALLEEMRAAAETLEGRRRLEEAVALRRWRQAAPARSPALAQEFLETQAGQRSRILNEIRTELAELSRLAETLAGEDQLDYLADLRDNQLKPVLDRLEQQLLWLDQDSEDAAGLAPRQVLDLREELFGRGHQVVPEYQTIRLGEGGLFRLSTDVLLLRQERERLQEQAQALFARLERIHPVMADLAGQRSRAIARQAEESLMRGLVNLMLLSVLVMSGFLGLGWLISRRVENQVKIMAQLRRQNDLILNSAGEGILGLDRGGRASFINPAGARLLGMSAEELIGGDHRRLFHLPPAGQSFSSAAPGPLAPVLDTGAVVHDDDHLFRRADGSSFSGEYTATPIHNEQGQIEGAVVTFVDISARKQAEAALQKTLAELDELNRSLEAKVAERTRALEEKNLELLNTQEELVRKEKLAAIGSLASGVAHEINNPAAIIRGNVEILRRRLKEDDSGREEVLEILKHTERISRITQSLLLFAREQNLPPAPSEDVDIHALLDDILAQASHQVSFAGIAVERGFAATAPILSADREKLRQVFTNLMVNAAQAMEGGGTLRIDTRRHAGRLEVCVCDTGPGIAPEVRAKIFNPFFTTKKTGTGLGLAVTYGIVQSLGGTLEVDSEPGKGATFTVSVPMID; this is translated from the coding sequence ATGGCCAGGGATCATCGCCGCATCGTGATTTTGCTGGTCTGGACCCTGGTGTCCATCGGCCTGCTCTCGGGCGCGCTCACCAACGGCCTGGTTGGTTGGACCCTGATGACCCTCAACCGCGAGCGGATTCAGATGCTCGAACAGGACCGCCAGCTTGTGCACCAGGCCGGGCGCCTGCAACGGATCGGGCAGGACGCGCGCAGCGACATCAACGCGCTGCTGCAAGCCGACGGTGGGCCGGATCAAGCGGCACATGCCGACGAATTCGCCCGTGTCATCCGTACCCTGCGCAAGGATTTCGACGACCACCCCGGCTCCGCGACCCTGGATGACCTCGAGGCTGCCGGGCAGGAACTGGCCCAGGTTCGCCGCCAGGCCCATGACTGGATGCTGCGTTACCAGCCCGTGGCCTTCGACCAGCGGGAGAAGCTGACCCTGGGACAAGTCAGGGCGCTGCTCGAGGAGATGCGCGCCGCCGCCGAAACCCTCGAAGGGCGCCGTCGTCTCGAGGAAGCGGTGGCCCTGCGGCGCTGGCGCCAGGCCGCGCCGGCGCGGTCACCGGCCCTGGCCCAGGAATTCCTCGAAACCCAGGCCGGGCAACGCTCGCGGATTCTCAACGAAATCCGCACCGAGCTGGCCGAACTCTCGCGCTTGGCGGAAACCCTCGCCGGCGAGGACCAGCTCGATTATCTGGCCGATCTGCGCGACAATCAGCTCAAGCCGGTGCTCGATCGCCTCGAGCAGCAGCTTCTGTGGCTCGACCAGGATTCCGAGGATGCGGCGGGACTGGCTCCGCGCCAGGTTCTCGATCTGCGTGAGGAGTTGTTCGGGCGCGGCCATCAGGTGGTGCCCGAGTACCAGACCATCCGGCTCGGCGAGGGCGGGTTGTTTCGCCTCAGTACCGATGTGCTGCTGTTGCGCCAGGAGCGCGAGCGCCTACAGGAGCAGGCCCAGGCGCTGTTCGCGCGTCTTGAAAGAATCCATCCCGTCATGGCCGATCTGGCCGGGCAACGCAGTCGCGCCATCGCCCGCCAGGCCGAGGAGAGCCTGATGCGCGGGCTGGTCAACCTGATGCTGCTCAGCGTGTTGGTCATGAGCGGTTTTCTCGGGTTGGGCTGGCTGATTTCCCGTCGGGTGGAAAACCAGGTCAAGATCATGGCGCAACTGCGCCGCCAGAACGACCTGATTCTCAATTCGGCGGGCGAGGGCATCCTCGGGCTTGACCGTGGCGGCCGCGCCTCCTTCATCAATCCCGCCGGGGCGCGCCTGCTCGGGATGAGCGCCGAGGAACTCATCGGCGGCGATCATCGCCGCTTGTTCCACCTGCCGCCCGCAGGGCAGTCCTTCTCCAGCGCGGCTCCCGGTCCCCTGGCGCCGGTGCTCGATACAGGCGCGGTGGTGCATGACGACGATCACCTGTTCCGGCGCGCCGACGGCAGCAGCTTTTCCGGCGAGTACACCGCGACCCCCATTCACAACGAGCAGGGCCAGATCGAGGGGGCGGTGGTCACCTTCGTCGACATCAGCGCGCGCAAGCAGGCCGAAGCCGCCTTGCAGAAAACCCTCGCCGAACTCGACGAACTCAACCGCAGTCTGGAAGCCAAGGTGGCTGAGCGCACCCGCGCCCTGGAGGAGAAAAACCTCGAGCTTCTCAATACGCAAGAGGAGCTGGTGCGCAAGGAAAAGCTCGCCGCCATCGGCTCCCTGGCCTCGGGCGTCGCCCACGAGATCAACAACCCCGCCGCCATCATCCGCGGCAACGTCGAGATTCTGCGCCGGCGCCTCAAAGAGGACGACAGCGGGCGCGAGGAGGTGCTGGAAATTCTCAAGCACACCGAGCGCATCTCGCGCATCACCCAGAGCTTGCTGCTCTTTGCCCGCGAGCAGAACCTGCCCCCCGCGCCGAGCGAGGACGTGGATATTCATGCGCTGCTTGACGACATTCTCGCTCAGGCTTCCCATCAGGTCTCCTTCGCGGGCATCGCGGTGGAGCGGGGCTTTGCCGCGACGGCACCGATCCTGAGCGCCGATCGCGAAAAGCTGCGCCAGGTGTTCACCAACCTGATGGTCAACGCCGCGCAGGCCATGGAGGGCGGCGGAACCTTGCGTATCGACACCCGCAGGCACGCAGGGAGACTCGAAGTTTGCGTCTGCGACACCGGGCCGGGAATTGCACCCGAGGTGCGCGCCAAGATTTTCAATCCCTTTTTCACCACCAAGAAAACCGGAACCGGCTTGGGCCTGGCCGTAACTTACGGCATCGTGCAGTCCCTGGGCGGCACCCTCGAAGTGGACAGCGAACCCGGCAAAGGCGCGACCTTCACCGTGTCCGTGCCAATGATTGACTAG